In Leptospira harrisiae, a genomic segment contains:
- a CDS encoding O-methyltransferase, with protein sequence MKPRPSIYIPELESFIDSSLVYKPNTVFADMELYAKEKNIPIVTAATGAVLSHLVSLVRPKQILELGTGLGYSTLWMAVGSPNTRFVTVDRHKEQADLMDGYAKRMGILEQIQVKRVTDSVMDYLKREYDEWIGSDLFFVDCDKITYPEIFRILWDEAKPGSYFLFDNMLWHGRVLSPDPKKPSDLAVMALWNEVKSLVSGYTLYPVGDGLLFFQKDKK encoded by the coding sequence ATGAAACCAAGACCTAGTATTTATATTCCCGAATTGGAATCTTTTATTGATTCCAGTTTGGTTTACAAGCCAAACACGGTGTTTGCTGATATGGAATTATACGCCAAAGAAAAAAACATTCCTATCGTGACCGCAGCCACTGGGGCTGTTTTGTCTCATTTGGTTTCACTCGTCCGACCCAAACAAATTTTGGAATTAGGAACCGGGCTTGGGTATTCCACACTTTGGATGGCTGTTGGTTCACCTAATACTCGCTTTGTTACTGTGGATCGACATAAAGAACAAGCGGACTTGATGGATGGTTATGCCAAACGAATGGGGATTTTGGAACAAATCCAAGTAAAACGGGTGACGGACTCGGTAATGGATTATCTAAAAAGGGAATACGATGAGTGGATTGGTTCCGATTTATTTTTTGTAGATTGTGATAAAATTACCTATCCTGAAATCTTTCGAATCCTTTGGGATGAAGCAAAACCTGGATCTTATTTTTTATTCGATAATATGTTGTGGCACGGTCGAGTCCTTTCTCCAGATCCCAAGAAACCATCTGATTTAGCGGTAATGGCTCTTTGGAATGAGGTAAAATCCCTAGTTTCTGGATATACTTTGTATCCTGTTGGTGATGGATTACTCTTTTTTCAGAAGGATAAAAAATAG
- a CDS encoding M16 family metallopeptidase, with translation MKRIYFILIGISFFSLSAREMGDFVRDLQFKPLEFEVPEITSIKQPSGVEIFSLKNAEFPIVYADIYVYHGRKNLGKRAVEITKLLEDSWELSGSKTYPKEKFLETLEFYGASFSVSIDYEKTIFSFSYLKSTEKEVLPIIQSFFDSPNLDESLVVTTKGKLTEEIKRRNDNPTALGSRKAKESLFRGTIAGTSMQISSLEALKLSDLTDFQSEILKEPKRRFLVTGDYDLKSFESFFSNLGPSVAIENAEVISPAGLSENVKKEGKNIRLVVKDLNQTFISMVGVLPEHNHPDFYAIQVLNYIIGAGGFNSYYMREIRNNRGLAYSAGSNTDFQENYGTIQFFAMTKTESAKEVLSLMQELIQPKLIDSLTEEELVRAKNAIINQFVFQFEDDKRTLASEVRRRDHKMPEGYLQNFRREIDRLTLSDLKRVGKLYFQSDKLIITIVGPKVLESSFQGSIKVIQPED, from the coding sequence ATGAAACGTATTTATTTTATTTTAATTGGAATTAGTTTTTTTAGTCTTTCGGCTCGTGAGATGGGTGATTTTGTGCGTGATTTACAATTCAAACCATTGGAGTTTGAAGTTCCTGAAATCACTTCCATAAAACAACCATCAGGCGTTGAAATTTTTTCTTTAAAAAATGCAGAGTTTCCCATCGTGTATGCAGATATTTACGTGTATCATGGCAGGAAAAATTTAGGCAAACGAGCTGTAGAGATCACAAAACTACTGGAAGATAGTTGGGAATTGTCAGGATCAAAAACATATCCAAAAGAAAAGTTCCTAGAAACTTTGGAGTTTTATGGAGCATCATTTTCAGTTTCAATCGATTATGAAAAAACGATATTTAGTTTTTCTTATTTAAAATCGACTGAGAAGGAAGTGCTTCCTATCATTCAGTCATTTTTCGATTCTCCCAACTTGGATGAGTCCTTAGTTGTGACCACCAAAGGTAAGCTTACGGAGGAGATCAAAAGAAGAAATGACAATCCTACTGCTCTTGGTTCAAGGAAGGCGAAGGAATCTTTGTTTCGAGGGACCATTGCTGGAACTTCTATGCAAATTTCTTCTTTGGAAGCGCTGAAACTAAGTGACCTTACCGATTTCCAATCCGAAATCCTAAAAGAACCCAAACGAAGATTTCTTGTGACGGGAGATTATGATCTTAAGTCGTTTGAAAGTTTTTTTTCTAATTTGGGACCGAGTGTCGCAATTGAAAACGCAGAAGTGATTAGCCCAGCAGGTCTTTCTGAAAATGTAAAAAAAGAAGGAAAAAACATCCGGCTTGTCGTAAAAGATCTCAACCAGACTTTCATTTCAATGGTTGGAGTCCTCCCTGAACACAATCATCCAGATTTTTATGCCATCCAAGTTTTAAATTATATCATTGGTGCGGGAGGATTTAACTCCTATTATATGAGAGAAATTCGAAACAATAGGGGCCTTGCTTATTCTGCTGGAAGTAATACTGATTTCCAAGAAAATTACGGAACCATCCAGTTTTTTGCGATGACAAAAACAGAATCCGCAAAAGAAGTTTTGTCGCTCATGCAAGAACTCATCCAACCCAAACTCATAGATTCACTCACAGAAGAAGAACTGGTCCGAGCAAAAAATGCCATCATCAACCAGTTTGTATTCCAATTTGAAGATGATAAAAGAACTCTCGCAAGCGAAGTACGGAGACGTGACCATAAAATGCCGGAAGGATACTTACAAAATTTCAGAAGGGAAATTGACCGGTTGACTCTTTCTGATTTAAAACGAGTGGGTAAACTGTATTTCCAATCAGACAAATTGATCATTACCATTGTTGGCCCTAAGGTTCTAGAGTCATCTTTCCAAGGATCAATAAAGGTGATACAACCGGAAGATTGA
- a CDS encoding MBL fold metallo-hydrolase gives MLTASFEYKGIKFEGLSEGGIRTSIICPSLDFMFDFGFINPDKIHIGKILLSHAHLDHSCGIPYYVSQRSLRKLPVPKIYLPKSLEPKMSQILKLYSEIEGFDYQCELFGLDFGDRVELKPGYFFKPWESFHRVPSQGYTVYETKRKLKKEWTSLSSDEIRNKKDLGEDPTEEISVPLVSFSGDTKIEYVLENEDVRKSKILFMECTYYCEKRDVERAREWGHTHFDEIVAHASAFENEAIVLIHPSKRYSYRELNDMLRKKVPPILKDRISLFLPPKS, from the coding sequence ATGTTAACAGCTAGTTTTGAATATAAGGGAATTAAGTTTGAAGGTTTGTCCGAAGGAGGAATTCGGACTTCGATCATTTGTCCCTCCCTTGACTTTATGTTTGATTTTGGATTCATCAATCCTGATAAAATTCATATCGGGAAAATATTGTTATCCCATGCTCATTTAGACCATTCTTGTGGAATCCCTTATTATGTTTCCCAACGAAGCCTTCGTAAACTTCCTGTTCCAAAAATTTACCTACCAAAATCTTTGGAACCAAAGATGTCTCAAATTTTAAAGTTATACTCTGAAATTGAAGGTTTTGATTATCAATGCGAACTCTTTGGGTTGGATTTTGGAGATAGAGTAGAATTGAAACCAGGGTACTTTTTTAAACCTTGGGAAAGTTTTCATCGGGTTCCTTCGCAAGGTTATACGGTTTATGAAACTAAACGCAAACTTAAGAAAGAATGGACAAGTCTTAGTTCCGACGAAATCCGAAACAAAAAAGACTTAGGAGAAGATCCTACAGAAGAAATTTCTGTGCCTTTGGTTTCTTTTTCCGGTGATACAAAAATAGAATATGTTTTAGAAAATGAAGACGTTCGCAAAAGCAAAATTCTTTTTATGGAATGTACTTATTATTGCGAGAAAAGGGATGTGGAACGTGCCCGGGAATGGGGTCACACTCATTTTGATGAAATAGTTGCTCATGCATCCGCTTTTGAAAATGAAGCCATAGTTCTCATCCACCCTTCCAAACGCTATAGTTATCGCGAACTAAACGATATGCTTCGTAAAAAAGTTCCACCAATTTTAAAAGACAGAATTTCACTTTTTTTACCTCCCAAATCATGA
- a CDS encoding M16 family metallopeptidase, translated as MMSKLRIFFLCCFLQFLPLFSQDQFFGTSESQFREKIKTVRLDNGLTVVMMKRGTSPTVALYIKFLVGAVDETPEEAGTAHLLEHMLFKGTKTVGTTNYEKEEKYQKQIEVWGTELDDLKLKIRDLTTRGETISPSLLEEKEILERRLKNLIQLQDEFIVKNEDSYIYEQNGEVGFNAYTSQDVTNYQIQLPNNRIEVWAKIESDRLKHPILREYYTERDVVIEERRMRTDDSGAGVLREKFFSIAFESHPYRKPVIGYSTGLPFLKIEDTKAFFQKHYTPDRMVISVVGQFDFEETESIIRKYFSELKPGKPRPIQKQEEKSFPGEKRFKVYHPSGSQMMMGFLKPPYPHKDNSSFDVLSTILTSGTGSRLYKRLVLEEKLALSIGAANGYPGERYQNYFVFFIKPNEGAKPEVIEKIIWEELFKIQETGVPKEELEKVKNQMVSDFIKTLDENASIADLLSYYQLLYGDWAGLFSQYSTIMKTSSADIQTLIPTYLTKDKVVIGVLEDVRKKSE; from the coding sequence ATGATGTCGAAATTACGAATCTTTTTCCTTTGTTGTTTCCTACAATTTTTACCCCTTTTTTCCCAGGACCAATTTTTTGGAACCTCAGAATCGCAGTTCCGTGAAAAGATAAAAACCGTTCGTTTAGACAATGGGCTGACTGTTGTGATGATGAAGAGAGGAACTTCGCCTACTGTTGCTTTGTACATTAAATTTCTGGTCGGAGCTGTGGATGAAACCCCAGAAGAAGCCGGAACCGCACACCTTTTGGAACATATGTTATTCAAAGGGACAAAAACTGTTGGCACCACGAACTACGAAAAAGAAGAAAAATACCAAAAACAAATCGAAGTTTGGGGAACAGAACTTGATGATCTCAAATTAAAAATTCGTGATTTGACAACACGCGGCGAAACCATTTCGCCATCCTTACTGGAAGAGAAGGAAATTTTAGAACGCAGATTAAAAAACCTCATCCAATTACAAGATGAGTTCATTGTAAAAAATGAAGATTCATATATTTACGAACAAAATGGGGAAGTGGGATTCAACGCATACACTTCGCAAGATGTTACCAACTACCAAATCCAACTTCCCAATAATAGAATTGAAGTTTGGGCAAAAATTGAGTCCGATCGTTTGAAACATCCAATCTTACGTGAATATTATACTGAAAGAGATGTTGTGATCGAAGAACGTAGGATGCGAACCGACGATAGTGGGGCAGGTGTACTTCGAGAAAAGTTTTTTTCGATCGCTTTTGAAAGTCATCCTTACAGAAAACCAGTGATTGGATATTCCACAGGTCTTCCTTTTTTAAAAATTGAAGATACAAAAGCTTTTTTTCAAAAACATTACACTCCAGACCGAATGGTGATCTCTGTTGTAGGTCAATTTGATTTTGAAGAAACAGAATCCATCATTCGTAAGTATTTTTCTGAATTAAAGCCAGGGAAACCAAGACCGATCCAAAAGCAGGAAGAAAAATCGTTTCCAGGTGAAAAACGATTCAAAGTTTACCATCCATCAGGAAGCCAAATGATGATGGGTTTTCTAAAACCTCCGTATCCGCATAAAGACAATTCCTCTTTTGATGTATTGTCAACCATCCTCACATCGGGAACTGGATCTAGGTTATACAAACGACTTGTATTAGAAGAAAAATTAGCTCTGAGTATTGGAGCAGCGAATGGTTATCCGGGAGAACGATACCAAAATTATTTTGTGTTTTTTATTAAACCGAATGAGGGTGCTAAACCAGAGGTCATTGAAAAAATCATTTGGGAAGAACTTTTCAAAATCCAGGAAACTGGTGTTCCGAAAGAAGAATTAGAAAAAGTCAAAAACCAGATGGTTTCCGATTTTATCAAAACTTTAGATGAAAATGCAAGTATTGCTGATCTGCTAAGTTATTATCAGCTGTTATATGGTGATTGGGCGGGTTTATTCAGTCAATATTCCACCATTATGAAAACATCTTCAGCGGATATCCAAACGCTTATCCCAACATATTTAACCAAAGATAAAGTTGTGATCGGAGTATTGGAAGACGTAAGGAAAAAATCAGAATGA